GACATGAAAAAGCTTCAGGAAGTCGGTCGTGATGTGAAATACACGCCTAAGAAAAAACGTCCGGCAAGAAAACCAGCTGATAAAACCGACAAGAAACCAGAAGCTAAATCCGAACCTACACCTGATGATGCTAAAGACACAAAACCGGATAAACCTCAAAATCCGGAGGATAAGCAATGAACCTCGCAATCTTTTATGTTTTAGCAATTATGGCCGGCGTTTCCGCACTTATGGTTGTAACATTGAAAAATATATTTCATTCGGCCTTGTTTTTAGTGTTGACCCTTTTTTCGGTGGCTGGGATATATGTGCTTTTGGGCGCCGAGTTCTTAGCCGGTGTTCAGGTTTTGATATATGTGGGCGCGATTACAATATTAATGATATTTGCTATTATGCTGACTTATCAGATTAACAATAAAAGCATAAAACAGGTAAATGAGCAGGTTGTACCGGCAAGTCTGATTGTTTTGATATTTTTTGGGATGTCCTTATTTACATTATTCAAAACAGGCTGGTCGGTCGGCGATGGAAGTTTGCCTGAACGTAATACATTCGAGCTTGGCAGGCAGTTGCTATCAACATATGTGGTCCCTTTTGAGGTTGTTTCGATAGTCCTTCTCGTGGCGCTAATCGGGGCGATAATTATCGCCCGTCAGGATAAACAGAAGGAGAATTGATAATGGAACCGACCTTGACTCATTTCTTAGTATTGGGCGCAGTTCTCTTCGCATTGGGGATATTTGGAATTCTTACTCGCCGCAATGCTATTGGTATATTGATGGCGATTGAATTATTGTTCAATGCCGCAGGAATCAATTTTGTGGCATTTACAAAGTTTATAGCCCCGGAGGGTATCGCGGGGCATGTGTTTACTGTTTTTATTATTACTATCGCTGCCGCTGAGGCCGCTGTTGGCTTGGCGATTGTGATGTTAGTTTATCGTAATTTTAAAGGCATTGAAGTAGACAAAATTAATTTCATGAAATGGTAGGCTGAAAATGACAGAATACAGTTGGCTGATACCGTTATTCCCCCTATTCGGGTTCATAATGATTATATTTTTCCTGAATCGCAACAATAAGCTATCAAGTTATTTCAGCATCGCTATGGTTTTGATATCATTTATCCTATCGGTAAAAGTATTATTTGAGGTTTTAGCTCATCCTACCCCTTATATGATGTTTGTCGACTGGCTTGTCTGGAGCGATTTTATTCTGCCAATGGGCATATATATCGACCCGTTAGCGGCGGTGATGCTGATTGTCGTAACTGTTGTATCATCGCTGGTTCATATATACTCAGTCGGCTATATGCACGGCGACCCGCGGTTTGCCAGATTCTTTGCTTATCTTGGGTTGTTCACATTCTCGATGCTTGGCTTGGTAATTGCCGGTTCGTATGTCTTAGTGTTAGTTTTCTGGGAATTAGTGGGCCTTACATCTTATTTATTGATTGGCTTCTATTTCGAGAAAGATTCAGCCGCCAATGCTGGCAAGAAAGCATTTATTACAACTAAATTAGCCGATCTTGGCTTCACTGTTGGTTTAGTGCTTATGATATTCGCAATTGGCACCGCTACATTGCCTGAAGTGAA
Above is a window of Candidatus Zixiibacteriota bacterium DNA encoding:
- the nuoK gene encoding NADH-quinone oxidoreductase subunit NuoK, coding for MEPTLTHFLVLGAVLFALGIFGILTRRNAIGILMAIELLFNAAGINFVAFTKFIAPEGIAGHVFTVFIITIAAAEAAVGLAIVMLVYRNFKGIEVDKINFMKW
- a CDS encoding NADH-quinone oxidoreductase subunit J — translated: MNLAIFYVLAIMAGVSALMVVTLKNIFHSALFLVLTLFSVAGIYVLLGAEFLAGVQVLIYVGAITILMIFAIMLTYQINNKSIKQVNEQVVPASLIVLIFFGMSLFTLFKTGWSVGDGSLPERNTFELGRQLLSTYVVPFEVVSIVLLVALIGAIIIARQDKQKEN